In the Rhizobium sp. CB3090 genome, one interval contains:
- a CDS encoding AGE family epimerase/isomerase yields the protein MSIQRETAALGNWSSRAYHRRWLLDQASGLFDFFQYRAINPKGGFYDMDDAGRPLDAVNPVRGIHSTARMVHCFSIGSLLGRPGSEDIVDHGMNYLWKHHRDTTHGGYVWSLNNDGPVDASKQGYGHAFVLLAASSAKTIGHPLADGMLADVTEILNTKFWEEKHGAIAEEFNQDWSPIDGGSYRGQNSNMHLTEALMAAFEATGDTAYLDKAESIADLVIRRSAGSVGWRVAEHFTADWALDKDYRGNEMFRPSGTTPGHWLEWARLVLQLWSLSGRQHDWMPDAAKGLFSQSMSLGWDNDKGGFFYTLDWADVPAKRNKLWWPACEAAGAAHYLNEHMPSDFHEESYRKIWGTIGRCFIDHRNGGWHEELTEDLVPVHTIFPGKGDIYHALQACLIPLFPATGSLTKVIAEAGGKI from the coding sequence ATGAGCATACAGCGTGAAACGGCGGCACTCGGTAATTGGAGCTCGCGGGCTTACCATCGCCGTTGGTTGCTTGATCAGGCAAGCGGGCTTTTCGATTTCTTCCAGTATCGCGCCATCAATCCCAAGGGGGGATTCTACGATATGGATGATGCCGGCAGGCCGCTCGATGCGGTCAATCCTGTCCGCGGCATTCATTCGACCGCACGCATGGTCCATTGCTTCTCGATCGGTTCGCTCCTCGGCCGTCCCGGCTCCGAGGATATCGTCGATCACGGCATGAACTATCTCTGGAAGCATCACCGCGACACCACCCATGGCGGTTATGTCTGGTCGCTCAACAATGACGGCCCCGTCGATGCCAGCAAGCAAGGCTATGGTCACGCCTTCGTGCTGCTTGCCGCCTCCTCGGCCAAGACCATAGGTCATCCGCTCGCCGATGGCATGCTCGCCGATGTTACCGAGATTCTGAACACGAAATTCTGGGAGGAAAAGCACGGCGCTATTGCCGAGGAATTCAACCAGGATTGGTCGCCGATCGATGGCGGCAGCTATCGCGGCCAGAATTCCAATATGCACCTGACCGAAGCGCTTATGGCCGCCTTCGAAGCGACCGGCGACACAGCGTACCTCGACAAAGCCGAGAGCATCGCCGATCTGGTCATACGCCGCTCAGCGGGTTCCGTCGGTTGGCGCGTCGCCGAACATTTTACCGCCGACTGGGCGCTCGATAAGGATTATCGCGGCAATGAAATGTTCCGCCCCTCGGGTACAACGCCCGGCCATTGGTTGGAATGGGCGCGCCTCGTCCTGCAACTCTGGTCCCTCAGCGGCAGGCAGCACGACTGGATGCCGGACGCAGCCAAAGGTCTGTTCTCCCAGTCGATGTCACTAGGCTGGGATAATGATAAGGGCGGTTTCTTCTATACACTCGATTGGGCTGACGTGCCGGCCAAACGCAACAAACTCTGGTGGCCGGCCTGCGAAGCCGCCGGTGCCGCCCACTATCTCAACGAACACATGCCGAGCGATTTCCACGAAGAGAGCTATCGTAAGATCTGGGGCACCATCGGCCGCTGTTTTATTGACCACAGGAACGGCGGCTGGCATGAGGAACTGACGGAAGACTTGGTTCCCGTCCATACGATTTTCCCGGGCAAGGGCGATATTTATCATGCTTTGCAGGCCTGCCTCATCCCCCTCTTTCCGGCAACGGGCAGCCTGACCAAGGTCATCGCCGAAGCTGGCGGGAAGATCTGA
- a CDS encoding heme-degrading domain-containing protein, protein MTIEHDLSRIALQEETLRFDAFDLSTAWVLGKLLHDLANERNLGVAIDITLHSMPVFYIALPGSTPDNSNWIRRKRNMVLRYFRSSYASTLRLEQQGKRIEDNGLSSADYAASGGSFPIFVHGTGCIGAVTVSGLPQREDHNLVVEALALTLGHELHNLSLS, encoded by the coding sequence ATGACGATCGAACACGACCTCAGCCGCATCGCGCTGCAGGAGGAGACGCTGCGCTTCGATGCTTTCGATCTTTCGACGGCCTGGGTGCTCGGCAAGTTGCTGCACGACCTCGCCAACGAGCGCAATTTGGGTGTCGCGATCGACATCACGCTGCATTCCATGCCGGTCTTCTACATCGCGCTGCCCGGATCGACTCCGGATAATTCCAACTGGATCCGCCGCAAGCGCAATATGGTGCTGCGCTATTTCCGCAGCAGTTATGCGAGTACCCTGCGGTTGGAACAGCAGGGCAAGAGGATCGAGGACAACGGGCTTTCCAGCGCCGACTATGCCGCATCCGGCGGCAGCTTTCCGATCTTCGTCCATGGCACGGGCTGCATCGGCGCTGTCACCGTGTCGGGACTTCCGCAGCGTGAAGACCATAATCTTGTCGTCGAGGCTTTGGCGCTCACCCTTGGCCACGAACTGCACAATCTCAGCCTGTCGTAA
- a CDS encoding polysaccharide lyase, whose protein sequence is MNAKYALPAILACTCTCAMTPAMAEDPAQLALHDGFDGTDFAPSGHLYYRDNSEQKAGRIEFQSEVKRTGTGALKLSVKPLCETGKANCSERAEIWERTKYRVPYNQGVWYGFAVKFADPIPSGDHRYLIAQWKREIGPKAKGDFSPFLALRLNNGKLFATVETNYVAPPTTEVSDAIKKCEDSQTPVWFRSDTNQMRALVATDSSWGKEDGKEFTGCTDAITITDHGNKLPTPDSGWIDFAIYSKPGPDGTGHIEIFANEKWIVTVKGHIGHADKGLGKNQYFKFGPYRAADTTEWTLYYDDFRRSPRCADVLSDANLCPMK, encoded by the coding sequence ATGAACGCAAAATATGCACTGCCCGCCATCCTGGCCTGCACTTGCACCTGCGCCATGACCCCAGCTATGGCCGAGGACCCAGCTCAATTAGCTCTGCACGATGGTTTCGACGGCACCGATTTCGCCCCCTCGGGTCATCTTTACTATCGTGACAATTCAGAACAGAAAGCCGGTCGGATCGAATTTCAATCGGAAGTAAAGCGCACCGGCACCGGCGCGCTGAAGCTTAGTGTCAAGCCGCTCTGCGAAACGGGCAAGGCGAACTGCAGTGAACGGGCAGAGATCTGGGAGCGCACCAAATATCGCGTCCCTTATAATCAAGGCGTCTGGTATGGCTTCGCGGTCAAATTCGCCGACCCCATTCCTTCCGGTGATCATCGCTATCTCATTGCGCAGTGGAAGCGCGAGATCGGGCCGAAGGCGAAAGGGGATTTCAGCCCTTTCCTGGCGCTACGGCTGAACAACGGCAAGCTCTTCGCCACCGTCGAAACCAACTATGTCGCCCCGCCAACGACAGAGGTCAGCGACGCGATCAAGAAATGTGAGGACAGTCAGACGCCGGTCTGGTTCCGCTCGGACACCAATCAGATGCGAGCCCTTGTCGCAACCGACAGCAGTTGGGGTAAGGAGGATGGCAAGGAATTCACCGGCTGCACTGACGCCATCACCATCACCGACCACGGCAACAAATTGCCGACGCCGGATTCCGGCTGGATTGACTTTGCCATCTACAGCAAGCCTGGCCCCGACGGTACAGGCCATATCGAGATATTCGCCAACGAAAAATGGATTGTCACCGTAAAGGGACATATCGGCCATGCCGACAAGGGTTTAGGCAAAAATCAGTATTTCAAGTTTGGGCCCTACCGCGCCGCCGACACGACGGAGTGGACGCTCTATTACGACGATTTTCGCCGCTCACCCCGCTGTGCTGATGTCCTGTCGGATGCGAATCTGTGCCCAATGAAATGA
- a CDS encoding TIM barrel protein: MAFTTDLADRFAVSTWSLHRALGGTYPYKPGGTDTPARQPTYGEGSVELIDLPKQFAERGIFRMEICSFHLPSRSPDYIADLRNAFDRAGVKVQTLLVEDGDLSDPETAERDAEWMASWIEIAMALGAQNMRVIAGKAQPTDEALSRAEDHLRWLAERIASTDIRLVIENWFSLLPGPVEVNRVLDALDGKLGLNGDFGNWNGAGKYRDLAGIMGRAELCHAKAHYSETGLDTEDYIRCVELSNAAGYKGPFTLIYDSSFYKDEWSGILEERDCIVGVLRKAATAA, translated from the coding sequence ATGGCTTTCACGACCGATTTGGCAGATCGTTTTGCGGTTTCCACGTGGTCGTTGCATCGTGCACTCGGCGGCACCTATCCCTACAAACCCGGCGGCACGGACACGCCGGCGCGCCAGCCGACCTATGGTGAAGGCTCGGTAGAGTTGATTGATCTGCCGAAACAGTTTGCCGAACGTGGCATCTTCCGCATGGAAATCTGCTCGTTTCACCTGCCGAGCCGCTCGCCCGACTACATTGCCGACTTGCGAAATGCCTTCGATAGAGCAGGCGTCAAGGTGCAGACGCTGTTGGTTGAAGACGGCGATCTCAGTGATCCCGAAACGGCCGAGCGCGACGCTGAGTGGATGGCGAGCTGGATCGAAATCGCTATGGCGCTCGGCGCCCAAAATATGCGCGTGATAGCCGGTAAGGCGCAGCCGACCGACGAAGCACTGAGCCGGGCGGAAGACCATCTTCGTTGGCTGGCCGAACGAATTGCCAGTACCGACATTCGTCTTGTCATCGAAAACTGGTTCTCACTGTTGCCAGGGCCGGTCGAGGTTAATCGTGTACTTGATGCTCTCGATGGCAAGCTGGGTCTCAACGGGGATTTCGGCAATTGGAACGGCGCCGGCAAATACCGCGATCTCGCTGGGATCATGGGGCGCGCCGAACTTTGCCATGCCAAAGCGCATTATTCGGAAACCGGCCTCGATACCGAGGACTACATTCGTTGCGTCGAACTCTCCAATGCCGCCGGCTATAAAGGTCCATTCACGCTGATCTACGACTCTTCGTTTTATAAGGACGAATGGTCGGGGATATTGGAGGAGCGGGATTGCATCGTGGGCGTGTTGCGGAAAGCCGCCACTGCGGCGTGA
- a CDS encoding ArsR family transcriptional regulator: protein METKLLTVDPMKDTEIVEALGSATRIEILNLLRLKGPLNVNDIAAHMKLPQSTAAINIKSLEKAGLIETHTMKASKGNQKICSSVYGEILIRFENRSTSLREDVVAVSMPIGLFTEFEVGPPCGLCSVHNVIGMLDVPGVFLDPQRMQAALLWFTRGYVEYKFPNNAKVSDRRIRKVEFSAELSSETPATNSNWPSDISIWVNGIKAGHWTSPGDFGDRRGLYSPSWWKLSGSQYGKLKTWSIDDQGTWIDGTMVSMQTITSLGLHDHHSIRFRIGIDETAGNPGGLNIFGKGFGDFDQDIVMSLYF from the coding sequence ATGGAGACCAAGCTTCTAACAGTCGATCCGATGAAGGATACGGAGATCGTCGAGGCCCTGGGGTCGGCAACGCGTATCGAAATTCTCAATCTGCTCCGTCTCAAAGGCCCTTTGAATGTCAATGACATTGCGGCGCATATGAAACTGCCGCAATCGACTGCCGCCATCAACATCAAGTCGCTGGAGAAGGCTGGGCTGATCGAAACCCACACGATGAAAGCGAGCAAAGGCAACCAGAAGATTTGTTCCAGCGTTTACGGCGAAATCCTCATTCGCTTCGAAAATCGCTCTACAAGCCTGCGCGAGGACGTTGTCGCCGTCAGCATGCCGATCGGCCTGTTCACGGAGTTCGAAGTTGGACCGCCCTGCGGCCTGTGCTCGGTCCACAATGTCATCGGCATGCTCGATGTGCCGGGCGTATTCCTCGATCCGCAGCGCATGCAGGCAGCACTGCTCTGGTTCACGCGCGGTTATGTCGAATACAAGTTTCCGAACAACGCCAAAGTTAGTGATCGTCGTATCCGAAAGGTGGAATTCTCCGCCGAACTCAGTTCCGAGACTCCGGCCACCAATTCCAATTGGCCATCCGATATCTCGATCTGGGTCAATGGCATAAAGGCCGGCCATTGGACATCGCCCGGCGACTTCGGCGACCGGCGCGGGCTTTATTCGCCGAGCTGGTGGAAGCTCAGCGGCTCGCAATACGGCAAGCTGAAGACTTGGAGCATCGACGACCAGGGCACTTGGATCGATGGTACCATGGTCTCGATGCAAACGATCACATCGCTCGGGCTGCATGATCATCATTCGATCCGCTTTCGCATCGGCATCGACGAGACGGCCGGCAATCCCGGCGGTCTCAATATTTTCGGCAAGGGTTTCGGCGATTTCGATCAGGACATCGTCATGTCGCTCTATTTCTGA
- a CDS encoding carbohydrate ABC transporter permease, whose translation MPGRAIGNSLLLILTLFIAGLWAFPIYWAIITSMKPEQDVIASTTFIPRVFDFSSYYFALFQTNLPTWYMNSLVTSISVTVIVILISMMCAYALSQIVFAGRRVLYFIILASFMVPSQALIISQFVLMQKLGLINTLSGIVLPQLIVPVVVIVYKQFFDSVPKELREAAKLDGCGEFQILFRLYLPLNWGITTALAIITYIMAWNAFLWPFLVSNSENTMTVTVGITQVDDAFGIKYARDMAVAILAAMPVAVAYLLFQKRVTQALMLSSGIKG comes from the coding sequence ATGCCAGGACGCGCGATCGGCAATTCGCTGCTATTGATCTTGACACTTTTCATCGCCGGTCTCTGGGCCTTTCCAATTTACTGGGCGATCATAACCTCGATGAAGCCGGAGCAGGACGTCATTGCCAGCACGACTTTCATTCCGCGCGTTTTTGATTTCTCCTCCTACTATTTCGCGCTGTTCCAGACCAATCTGCCGACCTGGTACATGAATTCGTTGGTGACATCGATCAGCGTCACGGTAATCGTCATTTTGATCAGCATGATGTGCGCCTATGCGCTCTCGCAGATTGTGTTCGCCGGGCGGCGGGTACTCTACTTCATCATTCTGGCAAGCTTCATGGTGCCGTCGCAGGCGCTGATCATCTCGCAATTCGTGCTGATGCAGAAGCTGGGGCTGATCAATACGCTAAGCGGTATCGTCCTGCCTCAACTCATCGTCCCGGTTGTCGTCATCGTCTACAAACAGTTCTTCGATTCCGTGCCCAAGGAGCTGCGCGAGGCGGCAAAGCTCGATGGTTGTGGCGAATTCCAGATTCTCTTCCGGCTTTACCTGCCGCTGAATTGGGGAATCACGACGGCGCTGGCGATCATCACCTACATCATGGCGTGGAACGCCTTCCTTTGGCCCTTCCTGGTATCGAATTCGGAAAATACCATGACGGTTACGGTCGGCATCACCCAGGTCGACGATGCCTTCGGCATCAAATATGCCCGGGACATGGCCGTGGCGATCCTTGCCGCTATGCCTGTTGCCGTCGCCTATCTCCTGTTCCAGAAACGGGTGACGCAGGCTTTGATGCTGTCTTCGGGCATCAAGGGGTGA
- a CDS encoding sugar ABC transporter permease, with product MFASEGRKKGLTAVLMVAPFVIVYLIVFAYPVYKMFALSFTNAPLIGDGQWLGFDNYVKLFSQKLFYTSMWNTGYFVLLSAVPNTLIGLALALMVVRLEGRLQSLVLVLFFIPYILPVSVVTTIWKWVLDQQFGIAQNVIQLFTGHPVSVFRDPIWAMPMVAFVTIWWTNGFNLLLFIAALKNIPKDYYEAAALDGASRSQAFRRITWPLIWPVTTLVLTLQLILQLKIFDQIYLLTEGGPFNSTYVLLLLVYREGFRLSHGGAASAIAVILFLIIVIVSVLQYQLLRVRRAS from the coding sequence ATGTTCGCGAGCGAAGGACGAAAGAAGGGCTTGACCGCCGTGCTGATGGTGGCGCCTTTCGTAATCGTCTACCTGATCGTATTTGCCTATCCCGTTTATAAGATGTTTGCGCTGAGCTTCACGAATGCTCCGCTGATCGGCGACGGCCAGTGGCTGGGCTTCGACAATTACGTCAAACTCTTCAGCCAGAAGCTGTTTTACACTTCGATGTGGAACACCGGCTATTTCGTTCTTTTGAGCGCCGTGCCCAATACGTTAATCGGGCTTGCACTGGCGCTGATGGTCGTCCGGTTGGAAGGCCGCTTGCAAAGCCTGGTGCTTGTGCTGTTCTTCATTCCATATATTCTGCCGGTCTCCGTTGTCACGACAATCTGGAAATGGGTGCTGGACCAGCAATTCGGCATCGCGCAAAACGTGATCCAACTTTTCACCGGTCATCCGGTCAGCGTTTTCCGCGATCCCATCTGGGCGATGCCGATGGTTGCTTTTGTCACCATCTGGTGGACGAATGGCTTCAACCTGCTGCTTTTCATCGCCGCGCTCAAGAATATTCCCAAGGACTATTATGAAGCGGCCGCCCTTGACGGGGCATCTCGTTCCCAAGCATTTCGCCGCATAACTTGGCCTCTGATCTGGCCGGTAACGACCCTTGTGCTGACGTTGCAGCTCATCCTGCAACTGAAAATCTTCGATCAGATCTATCTGCTCACCGAGGGAGGGCCGTTCAATTCCACCTATGTGCTGCTGTTGCTCGTCTATCGTGAGGGCTTCCGCCTCAGCCATGGGGGCGCTGCTTCCGCGATCGCAGTCATATTGTTCCTGATCATCGTCATCGTGTCGGTGTTGCAATACCAGCTTTTAAGAGTGAGGAGGGCGAGCTGA
- a CDS encoding ABC transporter substrate-binding protein: MRRLLKLAIAAALTLLPATTAFAQTEITWWDFLSGGDGVRMKALIQKFNDTHPDIKINATTLEWGVPFYTKVQTAAAVGQQPDIMTYHISRYPLAVPTGILRPFTADELAAAGIKKENYVDAAWNSATTDGKTYGIPFDVHSIILYYNKDILKQAGLLGDDGLPKGLDGLDNFNALLGKIKALGKVQYPLSINSDQGASIWRIFYTLVAQQGAKFMDGKDIMPGDASLKALDTITNWVKTGYSPQLISYEASIALFTSGKAAMHINGVWEVPTMVDLEKKGQLGFHWGAIEIPNLMGKQATWVDSHSFAIPNSTVKPISEEKVKTVLEVIRWMNENSISWASAGHIPAYKPVTESADFKNMQPNAVYSKLADTAVYDPISPLAGVAGPVYEAAQNFIIPAINGQLDPKDAIDQMREELQSQQ, from the coding sequence ATGAGACGACTTTTGAAATTGGCCATAGCGGCCGCTTTGACCCTGCTGCCGGCAACGACGGCTTTCGCGCAGACGGAAATTACCTGGTGGGATTTCCTGAGTGGTGGCGATGGCGTGCGTATGAAGGCGTTGATCCAAAAATTCAATGATACGCATCCTGACATCAAGATCAATGCGACGACCCTGGAATGGGGCGTGCCCTTTTACACCAAGGTACAGACGGCCGCCGCTGTAGGCCAGCAGCCCGATATCATGACTTACCATATCTCGCGTTATCCGCTGGCGGTGCCGACCGGCATTCTTCGCCCGTTTACGGCCGATGAGCTTGCGGCAGCGGGAATCAAGAAGGAGAATTATGTCGATGCCGCCTGGAACTCAGCGACCACAGACGGCAAGACTTACGGCATTCCCTTCGATGTCCATTCGATCATTCTCTACTACAACAAGGATATCCTGAAGCAGGCCGGCCTACTAGGCGATGACGGTTTGCCGAAGGGATTGGATGGGCTCGACAATTTCAATGCATTGCTGGGCAAGATCAAAGCGCTCGGCAAAGTCCAATATCCGTTATCGATCAACAGCGATCAGGGCGCTTCCATCTGGCGCATCTTCTACACGCTCGTCGCACAGCAGGGTGCGAAGTTCATGGACGGCAAGGACATTATGCCGGGCGATGCCAGCTTGAAGGCGCTGGATACGATAACGAATTGGGTCAAGACCGGCTATTCCCCGCAGCTCATTTCCTATGAGGCGTCGATTGCGCTCTTCACCTCCGGCAAGGCGGCGATGCATATCAACGGTGTCTGGGAAGTGCCGACGATGGTCGACCTGGAAAAGAAAGGTCAGCTCGGCTTTCATTGGGGCGCGATCGAAATTCCGAACCTGATGGGAAAGCAGGCGACTTGGGTCGACTCCCACTCCTTCGCGATACCGAATAGCACTGTGAAGCCGATCTCCGAGGAAAAGGTCAAGACCGTGCTCGAGGTCATTCGCTGGATGAACGAGAACAGCATCTCGTGGGCAAGTGCCGGCCACATCCCGGCTTACAAGCCCGTGACCGAAAGCGCCGACTTCAAGAATATGCAGCCGAATGCGGTCTATTCGAAGCTCGCCGATACCGCTGTCTATGATCCGATCTCGCCGCTCGCCGGTGTCGCGGGTCCGGTCTACGAGGCTGCCCAGAACTTCATCATTCCGGCAATCAACGGCCAGCTTGATCCGAAGGATGCTATCGATCAGATGCGTGAAGAGCTGCAAAGCCAGCAATAG
- the ugpC gene encoding sn-glycerol-3-phosphate ABC transporter ATP-binding protein UgpC yields MVGIQTADFQNAKVQNLGIQLTDVSKSFGALKVVHGVDIKIEQGEFAVFVGPSGCGKSTLLRMIAGLEETSGGRIEIEGRDVTHKEASTRGVAMVFQSYALYPHLTVFDNMAFSLSVAGRPKAEIAEKVQSAAEILRLTDYLKSKPSQLSGGQRQRVAIGRAIVRQPRVFLFDEPLSNLDAELRVKMRMEIARLHRQIGATMVYVTHDQVEAMTLADKIVVLKSGVVQQVGAPLDLYRNPDNMFVAGFIGSPAMNFLSGKVVGNADGRLVIALDDQPEIPIVLPLKGALPQTGAKVFIGVRPEQLVLDGQVRSVALQVKAEFIEELGGIAYLHALTRTGTELTIECRSDHRPRPGEPVELTMTPETLLVFSENGKRIR; encoded by the coding sequence ATGGTAGGAATTCAGACTGCCGATTTTCAGAATGCGAAAGTCCAGAATTTAGGAATCCAGTTGACCGATGTCAGCAAGTCCTTCGGCGCGCTGAAGGTCGTTCACGGTGTTGATATCAAAATAGAGCAGGGCGAGTTTGCCGTTTTCGTCGGTCCGTCCGGCTGTGGAAAATCGACCTTGTTGCGCATGATTGCCGGATTGGAGGAAACATCAGGCGGGCGGATCGAGATCGAGGGGCGGGATGTCACGCATAAGGAAGCTTCCACCCGCGGCGTCGCCATGGTCTTCCAATCCTATGCGCTTTATCCGCATCTGACCGTCTTCGACAATATGGCGTTCAGCCTGTCGGTGGCGGGCCGGCCTAAGGCTGAGATTGCCGAGAAGGTGCAGTCGGCTGCTGAGATCCTGCGTCTCACCGATTATCTGAAGAGCAAACCCAGCCAGCTTTCCGGCGGCCAGCGGCAGCGCGTTGCCATCGGTCGTGCCATTGTCCGCCAACCTCGGGTTTTTCTATTCGACGAGCCGCTGTCGAACCTTGATGCGGAACTGCGCGTGAAGATGCGGATGGAGATAGCCCGGCTGCATCGCCAGATCGGTGCAACCATGGTCTATGTCACCCACGACCAAGTCGAAGCGATGACGCTCGCCGACAAGATCGTTGTGCTGAAGTCCGGCGTGGTGCAGCAGGTTGGGGCGCCGCTCGATCTCTATCGCAATCCCGACAACATGTTTGTTGCCGGTTTTATCGGTTCGCCGGCGATGAATTTCCTCTCTGGCAAGGTCGTCGGCAACGCTGACGGTCGTCTGGTCATCGCGCTTGATGATCAGCCCGAAATCCCGATCGTCCTGCCTCTAAAGGGCGCTTTGCCGCAGACCGGAGCCAAGGTTTTCATTGGGGTCCGGCCTGAGCAATTGGTGCTGGACGGCCAGGTTCGGTCAGTCGCGCTGCAGGTGAAGGCGGAGTTCATCGAGGAACTCGGCGGTATCGCATACCTGCATGCACTGACCCGCACCGGCACTGAACTGACGATTGAATGCCGCAGCGATCACCGCCCAAGACCAGGCGAGCCGGTGGAACTGACGATGACGCCTGAGACGCTATTGGTATTTAGCGAAAACGGTAAGCGCATTCGTTGA
- a CDS encoding alpha-N-arabinofuranosidase encodes MKAEAIINKDFTVSNVDKRVFGSFLEHMGRAVYTGIYEPGHETADKNGFRQDVLEYVRDLDMPIVRYPGGNFVSAYRWEDGIGPRDERPVRLDLAWRTRETNQVGVNEFADWAKLAKTEMMLAMNLGSRGLDDARNFLEYCNHPSGTYWSDLRAKHGYKDPHNVRIWCLGNELDGPWQVGHKSAAEYGHLANEVSKAFKYFDKTLETVACGSSNDKMKSYPEWEATVLDQAYESVDYISLHKYFGNEEQDTLNYFAKAMDLDRYIVTVGGIIDYIKAKKRSKRDVKICFDEWNVWYHDRKEDGERIASWNWPEAPALLEEVYNLEDALFVASLLNVFIRRSDRVKIACMAQLVNVIAPILTRADGSAWRQTIYYPLQLASKYGRGTALNVSTSGPTYDCEVAQDVPYLDISAVLHEGSKSIAIFAVNRSVDQSLDLSVALQGFKNVKVEKHTVMVGEDLRARNTVDAQHTVVPKDGSGLVLTDEGALAGKLPPKSYHFILLSVALA; translated from the coding sequence ATGAAAGCTGAAGCCATCATCAACAAGGATTTTACCGTTTCCAACGTCGATAAGCGGGTCTTCGGCTCGTTCTTGGAGCATATGGGTCGGGCGGTTTATACCGGAATTTATGAACCGGGGCACGAAACGGCCGACAAGAACGGGTTTCGCCAGGATGTTCTGGAGTATGTCCGCGATCTCGATATGCCGATCGTCCGCTATCCCGGCGGCAATTTCGTTTCGGCCTATCGCTGGGAGGACGGTATCGGTCCGCGTGATGAGCGGCCAGTGCGCCTCGACCTTGCATGGCGGACGCGGGAGACCAATCAGGTCGGCGTCAACGAATTCGCCGATTGGGCGAAGCTTGCCAAGACCGAGATGATGCTTGCCATGAACCTCGGTTCGCGCGGCCTCGATGACGCCCGCAATTTCCTCGAATATTGCAATCATCCGAGCGGCACTTATTGGAGCGATCTACGCGCCAAGCATGGCTACAAGGACCCGCACAACGTCCGCATCTGGTGCCTCGGCAACGAGTTGGATGGCCCCTGGCAGGTCGGCCATAAAAGTGCTGCTGAATATGGCCATCTAGCCAACGAGGTCAGCAAGGCATTCAAATATTTCGATAAGACCCTCGAAACGGTGGCTTGCGGTTCGTCCAATGACAAGATGAAGAGCTATCCTGAATGGGAGGCGACCGTTCTAGATCAGGCCTATGAGAGCGTGGATTATATTTCGTTGCATAAATATTTCGGCAATGAGGAACAGGATACGCTCAACTACTTCGCCAAGGCGATGGATCTCGACCGTTACATCGTCACCGTCGGCGGTATCATCGACTATATCAAGGCAAAGAAGCGCTCGAAGCGTGATGTGAAGATCTGTTTCGACGAATGGAATGTCTGGTATCACGATCGCAAGGAGGATGGCGAGCGCATCGCCAGTTGGAACTGGCCGGAAGCGCCGGCGCTGCTTGAAGAGGTCTATAATCTAGAGGACGCATTATTCGTCGCCTCGCTCCTTAACGTGTTCATCCGCCGCTCCGACCGCGTCAAGATCGCCTGCATGGCTCAGCTTGTGAATGTCATCGCGCCAATTCTGACGCGCGCCGATGGCTCGGCTTGGCGTCAAACTATCTACTATCCGTTGCAGCTTGCGTCCAAGTATGGACGTGGCACGGCGTTGAACGTCTCGACATCCGGTCCGACCTATGATTGCGAGGTCGCTCAGGATGTGCCTTACCTCGACATATCGGCGGTGCTGCATGAGGGTAGCAAGAGCATTGCGATTTTTGCCGTCAATCGCAGCGTTGATCAGTCGCTCGATCTTTCCGTTGCGCTTCAAGGCTTCAAGAACGTTAAAGTTGAGAAGCACACAGTTATGGTCGGCGAAGATCTCAGGGCCCGAAATACGGTCGACGCACAACACACTGTTGTACCGAAGGACGGCTCCGGTCTCGTTCTCACGGATGAGGGCGCTCTTGCAGGCAAGCTGCCGCCGAAATCTTACCATTTCATCCTGTTGTCAGTCGCATTGGCCTAA